One stretch of Pigmentiphaga aceris DNA includes these proteins:
- a CDS encoding SDR family NAD(P)-dependent oxidoreductase, with the protein MTSFQTEGMRALITGAASGIGAEMARVFAASGARVALNDLDHDACEALRLSLPDPDRHSTTVFNVADSAAVATGVVQASESIGGINAVVNCAGIWRPRDDGPIGRVSDDTWNLIIAVNLTGTFNVCREAVKLMDKKGGCSIVNLASVVAIAGWDKLSAYTASKGGVASFSRGLAVECAPRGIRVNCICPGVIETPMTAATLEYSKPQVLPIGRLGRPEDIARTALFLSSDWSSFTTGVVLAVDGGFSAA; encoded by the coding sequence ATGACCTCGTTCCAGACGGAAGGCATGCGTGCGCTCATTACTGGCGCGGCAAGCGGCATCGGTGCCGAAATGGCCCGCGTGTTTGCCGCGTCCGGTGCCCGCGTGGCGCTCAACGACCTTGACCACGATGCCTGCGAAGCCTTGCGGCTCAGCTTGCCCGACCCGGACCGCCACAGCACCACCGTCTTCAACGTGGCAGATTCGGCAGCGGTGGCAACGGGCGTGGTTCAAGCCAGCGAATCCATCGGCGGCATCAACGCGGTGGTGAACTGCGCGGGCATCTGGCGGCCGCGTGACGATGGGCCGATTGGCCGCGTCTCGGATGACACCTGGAACCTGATCATTGCGGTCAACCTGACCGGCACCTTCAACGTCTGCCGCGAGGCGGTCAAGCTGATGGACAAGAAAGGCGGTTGCAGCATCGTCAACCTGGCCTCGGTAGTAGCCATTGCCGGATGGGACAAGCTCAGTGCCTACACCGCCAGCAAGGGTGGCGTGGCCTCATTTTCACGCGGCTTGGCGGTGGAATGTGCACCGCGCGGCATTCGGGTGAACTGCATCTGCCCGGGTGTGATTGAAACGCCAATGACGGCGGCCACGCTGGAATACTCCAAGCCCCAGGTGCTGCCGATCGGCCGCCTGGGTCGCCCTGAAGACATTGCCCGCACTGCGCTCTTCCTGTCGTCGGACTGGTCCAGTTTCACCACCGGTGTGGTGCTCGCCGTTGACGGAGGTTTCAGTGCAGCCTGA
- a CDS encoding TetR/AcrR family transcriptional regulator, with product MFKATSSAALVSDAKTPVIDSAPERSAVAAREIFEHAMTLFERNGFHRTSMNEIAEACGVTKPTLYYYFRNKSHLLETLYEDITKDFFQQVAAMSASDAPAADRLYQLIERQVAYNIGNRRFLSIFWRERHQLDDAARTSLAQIERNFEAMVQNIVDAGLADGSFTTSDPKVATYAVLGVLSTVHRWADYVDRSPQQIADQIASLALHGLTGGKAAQ from the coding sequence GTGTTCAAGGCTACTTCATCAGCAGCACTTGTTTCAGACGCAAAAACGCCTGTTATCGACAGCGCACCCGAACGCAGCGCCGTCGCCGCGCGCGAGATCTTCGAACACGCCATGACGCTCTTCGAGCGCAACGGATTCCACCGCACCTCGATGAATGAAATCGCCGAGGCATGCGGTGTCACCAAGCCCACGCTGTACTACTACTTCCGCAACAAGTCCCACCTGCTGGAAACCTTGTACGAAGACATCACCAAGGATTTCTTCCAGCAGGTGGCGGCCATGTCGGCGTCCGATGCACCCGCTGCCGACCGGCTGTACCAGCTGATCGAAAGGCAGGTTGCCTACAACATCGGCAACCGCCGTTTCCTGAGCATTTTCTGGCGCGAGCGTCATCAGCTCGATGATGCCGCGCGCACGAGCCTGGCGCAGATCGAACGCAACTTCGAAGCCATGGTGCAGAACATTGTTGACGCTGGACTGGCCGACGGCAGCTTCACCACCAGCGACCCGAAAGTGGCGACGTACGCGGTGCTGGGCGTGCTGTCCACCGTTCACCGCTGGGCCGATTACGTGGACCGCAGCCCGCAGCAGATCGCCGATCAGATCGCGTCGCTGGCGCTGCATGGCCTGACTGGCGGCAAGGCCGCTCAATGA
- a CDS encoding DUF4870 family protein, protein MSDDLQTMSLSDSRKNMLYLLWGLYLGSLVTGGVTLIIGIALAYIKRDDAGTGVERSHYTSAIRVFWWSVLWCVVGMVLVWILIGWFVWAIATIWFIYRCVLGLVRAGESRAV, encoded by the coding sequence ATGTCCGACGATCTGCAAACCATGTCCCTGAGCGACTCCCGCAAGAACATGCTCTACCTGCTGTGGGGGCTTTACCTGGGCAGCTTGGTGACCGGCGGTGTCACACTGATCATCGGCATTGCCCTGGCCTACATCAAACGCGACGACGCGGGCACTGGCGTCGAGCGTTCGCACTACACGTCGGCGATCCGCGTGTTCTGGTGGAGCGTCCTGTGGTGCGTGGTCGGCATGGTGCTGGTGTGGATTCTGATCGGGTGGTTCGTGTGGGCGATTGCCACCATTTGGTTCATCTACCGATGCGTGCTGGGCCTGGTGCGCGCCGGCGAGTCGCGCGCGGTCTGA
- a CDS encoding YncE family protein: MTVQLPKTILAISVSLALWGCAAPQANMPRVTRDTTPAPAPAVVAPAPAVFAPQRQDIGPGLYEVAYDAASASLFVASTPVMGKDSNQGGILYRLDPTSLAVKQEIPLGRRAFALGINSKTNMVFVGNTLDGSLTAVDAGSGKVLGVSQLAAKNEKGETPHTRKVIVDQVDNRIFVTSPEREGKVWIVDALSGQIRHTLENVGMWSTGAAYDTRYKRLYVGHGGTNQIVVIDPEFGQVMDRIDAGDGAKHYFINLAIDSQGQRLFASDAEAGEVAVFDLVTRKLVKRVPIGLGALDIVYNPVRDEVYATSRGVTREQPQGTGKLTVIDAKSYAVKRSLDLPVHPNSLALSPDGQVLYATVKAAGSKHPAFKQGALDSVVRIELK, translated from the coding sequence ATGACCGTGCAGCTACCGAAAACCATCCTCGCCATCAGCGTGAGTCTTGCCCTTTGGGGCTGCGCCGCCCCCCAGGCCAATATGCCCCGGGTGACGCGTGATACTACGCCTGCCCCTGCACCCGCTGTTGTCGCACCCGCGCCTGCCGTCTTTGCACCGCAGCGCCAGGATATCGGACCAGGCCTGTATGAAGTGGCCTATGACGCAGCATCGGCGTCGCTGTTCGTGGCGTCCACACCGGTCATGGGCAAGGACAGCAACCAGGGCGGTATTCTGTATCGCCTCGATCCGACCTCGCTGGCGGTCAAGCAGGAAATTCCGCTGGGTCGCCGTGCATTCGCATTGGGCATCAACAGCAAGACCAACATGGTCTTCGTCGGCAACACGCTCGATGGCTCGCTGACCGCCGTCGATGCAGGTAGCGGCAAGGTGCTGGGCGTGTCGCAACTCGCCGCCAAGAATGAAAAGGGTGAAACACCGCACACGCGCAAGGTGATTGTCGATCAGGTCGACAACCGCATCTTCGTTACCAGCCCGGAACGAGAAGGCAAGGTCTGGATCGTGGACGCACTCAGCGGCCAGATTCGCCACACGCTGGAAAACGTGGGCATGTGGTCTACCGGCGCAGCCTACGACACGCGCTACAAGCGCCTGTATGTGGGTCACGGTGGCACCAACCAGATCGTCGTGATCGACCCTGAATTCGGTCAGGTCATGGACCGCATCGATGCGGGTGACGGAGCCAAGCATTACTTCATCAACCTGGCCATCGATTCGCAAGGCCAGCGCCTGTTCGCCAGCGATGCCGAAGCGGGTGAGGTTGCGGTGTTCGACCTGGTGACACGCAAGCTGGTCAAGCGCGTACCGATCGGTCTGGGCGCGCTCGACATCGTCTACAACCCGGTGCGTGACGAGGTCTACGCCACCTCGCGCGGCGTGACGCGCGAGCAGCCGCAGGGCACGGGCAAGCTGACGGTGATCGATGCCAAGAGCTATGCGGTAAAGCGCAGCCTGGACCTGCCGGTGCACCCGAACAGCCTGGCCCTGAGCCCGGATGGTCAGGTGCTGTATGCCACGGTGAAGGCGGCGGGCAGCAAGCACCCGGCGTTCAAGCAAGGCGCGCTGGATAGCGTGGTGCGGATCGAGTTGAAGTGA
- a CDS encoding DUF481 domain-containing protein, which yields MENGDRLTGTIKSMDGGKLLIETPYGGVISVDKTAIRTLESKTAVLIPGGLKEADKQVELRASEPGKVAVVADNTQQVTPLSDLDTFMKPRTRIPDLVWKGNVALGLNSKKASTDTRNYSAIFNGEASHGDWRHILGAHYNRDTEDDDINTDNYGGRYSLDYFLSDKLFWEARTFYKRDQVEDVSRQFALGTGPGYQFWDDELGAFSLTGLVGRVYYKYQDSTRDNFYAAGVRWDYRRVLYNQRMEAFVKGEFSRPLSNTADFTLDLETGLRYKLTDWAALTLSYGRAQVSGGRQTVNERRFMTGLGMTW from the coding sequence ATGGAAAATGGCGACCGCCTGACGGGCACCATCAAGTCCATGGACGGTGGCAAGCTGTTGATCGAGACGCCATACGGCGGCGTGATCTCAGTCGACAAAACCGCTATCCGCACCCTGGAAAGCAAGACTGCAGTCTTGATCCCGGGCGGGTTGAAAGAAGCAGACAAGCAAGTGGAACTGCGTGCATCCGAACCCGGCAAGGTTGCCGTGGTGGCCGACAACACCCAGCAGGTCACCCCGCTATCCGACCTGGACACGTTCATGAAACCGCGCACGCGTATTCCCGATCTGGTCTGGAAAGGCAATGTGGCGCTGGGCTTGAATTCCAAGAAGGCATCGACCGATACGCGCAACTACAGCGCGATCTTCAATGGCGAAGCCAGCCACGGCGATTGGCGACATATTCTGGGTGCGCACTACAACCGCGACACCGAAGACGATGACATCAATACCGACAATTATGGTGGCCGTTATTCGCTGGATTACTTCCTGAGCGACAAGCTGTTCTGGGAAGCCCGCACCTTCTACAAACGCGATCAGGTGGAAGACGTATCGCGTCAGTTCGCCTTGGGCACCGGTCCCGGTTATCAGTTCTGGGATGATGAACTTGGCGCATTCTCGCTGACGGGTCTGGTTGGCCGCGTCTACTACAAATATCAAGACAGCACCCGGGACAATTTCTATGCCGCTGGCGTGCGCTGGGATTATCGACGGGTGCTTTACAACCAACGCATGGAAGCCTTCGTGAAGGGCGAATTCAGCCGGCCGCTGAGCAACACGGCAGACTTCACGCTGGACCTGGAAACCGGGCTTCGCTACAAGCTGACCGACTGGGCCGCACTGACCCTGAGTTATGGCCGCGCACAAGTCAGCGGTGGGCGTCAGACCGTCAATGAACGTCGCTTCATGACGGGTCTGGGAATGACATGGTGA
- a CDS encoding serine hydrolase, with the protein MIPALSTLACAAAISLLVLAPASAADWPAELVKKIEQIDQRSPGSVGVYVKRLDDGKEMSYAGDRPWYLASTAKVPIAVAVLQQVERGKLSMDQQFALADTDKVDGSGELVWQASGKRYSVETLLDAMLMRSDNTAANILVRAIGQDTLNAGARDYMGRREVGELTSYTQIRYDVYSELHPSARDLSNRNLVEIAGADMGPARVQAFTRSAELKAADLQVDTMRDAYARYYQRGLNTATMEGYGAMLEKLVQGKLLPDAKRDMLFEYMKINEPGEYRLAGGLPRKTSFIHKTGTQFERACHVGVINPRESAAIVVAACVEGVDENKPAENLLREVGQAVAQTVMADKI; encoded by the coding sequence ATGATTCCCGCCCTGTCCACCCTCGCCTGCGCGGCAGCAATTAGCCTGCTTGTGCTGGCACCGGCAAGCGCTGCCGATTGGCCAGCAGAACTGGTGAAGAAAATCGAGCAGATCGATCAGCGCTCGCCCGGCTCGGTAGGGGTCTACGTGAAGCGCCTGGATGACGGAAAAGAGATGTCGTATGCGGGTGATCGCCCGTGGTACCTGGCCTCTACCGCCAAGGTGCCGATTGCGGTTGCCGTGCTGCAGCAGGTCGAGCGCGGCAAGCTGTCGATGGATCAGCAATTCGCGCTGGCCGACACCGACAAGGTGGATGGGTCGGGTGAACTGGTGTGGCAGGCAAGCGGCAAGCGATACAGCGTGGAAACACTGCTGGACGCCATGCTGATGCGCAGCGATAACACCGCTGCAAACATCTTGGTGCGCGCCATCGGCCAGGACACGCTGAACGCCGGTGCACGCGACTACATGGGCCGCCGCGAGGTCGGAGAACTGACGAGTTATACGCAGATCCGCTACGACGTCTACAGCGAACTCCACCCCAGTGCACGCGACCTGTCGAACCGCAATCTGGTGGAAATCGCTGGGGCCGACATGGGCCCCGCGCGCGTGCAGGCATTCACCCGCAGCGCCGAACTGAAGGCCGCTGACCTGCAAGTCGACACCATGCGCGACGCCTACGCCCGCTATTACCAGCGCGGCCTGAACACCGCGACCATGGAAGGTTATGGCGCAATGCTGGAAAAACTGGTGCAAGGCAAGCTGCTGCCGGATGCCAAGCGCGACATGCTGTTTGAGTACATGAAGATCAACGAACCCGGCGAATATCGCCTGGCAGGCGGCCTGCCGCGCAAGACCAGTTTCATTCACAAGACCGGCACGCAGTTCGAGCGCGCCTGCCACGTGGGCGTAATCAACCCGCGCGAGAGCGCAGCCATCGTTGTGGCTGCCTGCGTGGAAGGGGTGGACGAGAACAAGCCCGCAGAAAATCTGCTGCGGGAAGTGGGGCAAGCGGTAGCGCAGACGGTGATGGCGGACAAGATTTGA